From Mastacembelus armatus chromosome 13, fMasArm1.2, whole genome shotgun sequence, one genomic window encodes:
- the trip12 gene encoding E3 ubiquitin-protein ligase TRIP12 isoform X3: MSNRPNSNPGGSLRRSQRNTAAAQPQDHTVAGSRSSLTLSVASFVLQDDPEAAGTSEQERPGHQSKSEGTRGLKRSEAPDQISTFGPTPAKKPKLLPPPRENTSETKKGSAKSKKRSLASEPPASSGRGQSKKSGAAGASTIQKRKKADSLPGLSSTAGSLPNRTEGRTAKPTKLASKSAASAKAGCSNVTDSSSSASTSSSSSTTGTNSATTQGARVKQGKDQTKARRSRSASSPSPRRSTRDKEQAKSASSSKFEWAARFNPKVNLPKPKLSLPGSSKTETSKPGPSGLQAKLASLRKSTKKRSESPPAELPSFRRSTRQKTTGSCASTSRRGSGLGKRGAADARRQEKMADSDNNQDGANSSAARTDEASQGASASSSVAGAVGMTTSGESESDDSEMGRLQALLEARGLPPHLFGPLGPRMSQLFHRTIGSGASSKAQQLLQGLQATGDESQQLQAAIEMCQLLVMGNEETLGGFPVKSVVPALITLLQMEHNFDIMNHASRALTYMMEALPRSSAVVVDAIPVFLEKLQVIQFIDVAEQALTALEMLSRRHSKAILQAGGLADCLLYLEFFSINAQRNALAIAANCCQSITPDEFHFVADSLPLLTQRLTHQDKKSVESTCLCFARLVDNFQHEENLLQEVASRDLLTNIQQLLVVTPPVLSSGMFIMVVRMFSLMCSNCPCLAVQLMKQNIAETLRFLLCGASNGSCQEQIELVPRSPQELYELTSLICELMPCLPREGIFAVDVMLKKGSAQTTEGAIWQWRDDRGLWHPYNRIDSRIIETAHQNGEDEISLSTLGRVYTIDFNSMQQINEDTGTARGIQRKPNPLANPNTGSHQEVRREDARAQLMKEDPELAKCFIKTLFGVLYEVYSSSAGPAVRHKCLRAILRIIYFADAELLKDVLRNHAVSSHIASMLSSQDLKIVVGSLQMAEILMQKLPDVFSVYFRREGVMHQVKNLAESESFLVTSPPKACPSGTASLCTTTISTASTTSANNATPDLGSPSFQHSMDDSLDLSPQGRLSDVLKRKRLPKRGPRRPKYSPPRDDDKVDNQAKSPTSTQSPKSSFLASLNPKTWGKLGAQTNNANSEPSRTAGVSGLARVPPKDSISNNRDKIKAWIKEQASKFVERYFNSENVDGSNPALNVLQRLCTATEQLSLQVDGGTECLVEISSIVSESDVSSFEIQHSGLVKQLLIYLTSNTDRDLLSRDIRLKRFLHVFAGCPVPGMEPLGRIDPTENGPYLALVHKMNSCLSQMEQFPVKVHDFPSGNGNGSRGSQALKFFNTHQLKCQLQRHPDCTNVKQWKGGPVKIDPLALVQAIERYLVVRGYGRIREEEEDSDDDGSDDEIDESLAAQFLNSGSVRHRLQFYIGDHLLPYNMTVYQAVRQYSLQAEEERESTDDEANPLGRAGIWTKTHTIWYKPVREDEDGSKDSVGGKRGRAQTAPTKTSPRNAKKQDELWHDGVCPSIISPLETYLTSEPPETITFDDPSLDVNLLMRVLHSISRYWFYLYDNAVCKEIIPTTEFINSKLTAKANRQLQDPLVIMTGNIPTWLIELGKTCPFFFPFDTRQMLFYVTAFDRDRAMQRLLDTNPEINQSDSQDSRVAPRLDRKKRTINRDELLKQAESVIQDLGSSRAMLEIQYENEVGTGLGPTLEFYALVSQELQRADLGLWRGEEVTLANPKGSQEGTKYMFSSRGLFAVPFGRTTKPAHIAKIKMKFRFLGKLMAKAIMDFRLLDLPLGLPFYKWMLRHELSISSHDLVNIDPGVAKSIQHLEDIIRQKKRLEQDRSQTRETLQQALESLNMNGCSVEDLGLDFTLPGFPNIELKKGGKDVPVTIYNLEEYLRLVVYWTLNEGVSRQFESFREGFESVFPLHHLQYFYPEELDQLLCGSKSETWDVKTLMECCRPDHGYTHDSRAVRFLFEVLSSFDAEQQRLFLQFVTGSPRLPVGGFRSLNPPLTIVRKTFESTENPDDFLPSVMTCVNYLKLPDYSSIEIMREKLLIAAREGQQSFHLS; the protein is encoded by the exons ATGTCCAACCGGCCTAATTCCAATCCAGGGGGGTCACTGCGCCGTTCACAGAGGAACACTGCTGCGGCCCAGCCACAAGACCACACAGTCGCGGGAAG CAGAAGCAGTCTTACTCTGTCCGTGGCTTCATTTGTGTTGCAAGACGACCCAGAGGCTGCAGGGACATCTGAACAAGAACGACCAGGCCACCAGTCAAAGAGTGAAGGCACCAGAGGACTTAAACGAAGCGAAGCTCCTGACCAAATTAGTACCTTTGGACCGACCCCTGCCAAGAAGCCCAAATTGCTTCCACCACCTCGTGAGAATACCTCAGAGACCAAGAAAGGCTCAGCTAAATCCAAGAAGAGATCACTTGCATCAGAACCACCTGCATCCTCAGGTCGAGGTCAAAGCAAGAAGAGTGGGGCCGCTGGGGCCTCAACAATCCAGAAACGGAAGAAAGCGGACTCTCTCCCCGGTCTAAGTAGTACCGCTGGGTCCCTCCCCAATCGTACTGAGGGCAGAACTGCAAAACCCACCAAGCTGGCGTCTAAATCGGCCGCCTCAGCCAAAGCTGGGTGTAGCAACGTGACAGACtcatcctcctctgcctccacctcttcctcttcctccaccacaGGCACCAACAGTGCTACCACACAGGGTGCCCGTGTCAAACAGGGAAAAGATCAGACCAAGGCACGCCGCTCTCGCTCGGCCTCAAGTCCTTCCCCACGCCGTAGTACCCGAGATAAAGAGCAGGCCAAATCTGCTAGCTCTTCAAAATTTGAGTGGGCAGCACGCTTCAACCCCAAAGTCAATCTGCCAAAACCTAAACTGTCCTTGCCTGGATCTTCCAAAACTGAGACCTCCAAACCTGGGCCATCAGGATTACAGGCTAAACTAGCAA GTTTGAGAAAATCAACTAAGAAGCGCAGCgagtctcctccagcagagCTCCCCAGCTTTCGGCGGAGCACACGTCAGAAGACCACGGGCTCCTGTGCCAGCACCAG TCGGCGGGGCTCAGGCCTGGGCAAGCGCGGGGCAGCTGACGCTCGCCGACAGGAGAAAATGGCCGACTCCGACAACAACCAGGATGGGGCCAACTCGTCAGCCGCTCGCACTGATGAGGCGTCACAAGGGGCTTCAG CTTCAAGCTCTGTTGCTGGAGCAGTGGGCATGACCACCTCCGGAGAGAGTGAGTCTGATGACTCTGAAATGGGAAGGCTTCAAG CCCTACTGGAGGCCAGGGGTCTCCCCCCACATCTTTTTGGGCCCTTGGGACCTCGCATGTCACAGCTGTTTCACAGAACCATAGGCAGTGGAGCAA GTTCCAAGGCTCAGCAGCTACTGCAGGGCCTGCAGGCCACAGGTGATGAGTCTCAGCAGCTCCAAGCTGCTATTGAGATGTGCCAGCTGCTGGTGATGGGCAATGAGGAAACACTTGGTGGATTCCCTGTCAAAAGTGTGGTGCCCGCTTTG ATTACACTGTTACAAATGGAGCATAACTTTGATATT ATGAATCACGCCTCTCGTGCACTTACGTATATGATGGAGGCACTCCCACGCTCCTCTGCTGTGGTGGTTGATGCTATTCCTGTCTTCCTGGAGAAG CTTCAGGTGATCCAGTTCATTGACGTAGCAGAGCAGGCCCTGACAGCCTTGGAGATGTTGTCAAGGCGACACAGCAAAGCCATTTTGCAGGCT GGTGGCCTTGCTGACTGCCTCCTATACCTAGAGTTCTTCAGCATTAATGCTCAGAGGAATGCCTTGGCCATTGCAGCTAACTGCTGCCAGAGCATTACTCCAGACGAGTTCCACTTTGTTGCTGATTCTCTGCCACTGCTGACTCAGAGACTGACACACCAG gataaAAAATCCGTTGAAAGCACTTGTCTCTGTTTCGCCAGACTGGTGGACAACTTTCAGCATGAAGAG AACTTGCTCCAGGAGGTGGCATCACGGGACCTGTTGACCAACATTCAGCAGCTGCTGGTAGTGACCCCTCCTGTACTTAGCTCGGGGATGTTCATCATGGTTGTGCGCATGTTTTCCCTTATGTGCTCCAACTGCCCCTGCCTGGCAGTCCAGCTCATGAAACAGA ACATAGCAGAAACTTTGCGTTTCCTCTTGTGTGGTGCATCAAATGGCAGCTGCCAAGAGCAGATTGAACTGGTACCCCGGAGCCCCCAGGAGCTCTATGAACTGACCTCCCTCATATG TGAGCTGATGCCCTGCCTGCCTAGAGAGGGCATATTTGCAGTTGATGTAATGCTAAAGAAGGGCAGTGCCCAGACAACAGAGGGAGCAATCTGGCAGTGGAGGGATGACCGGGGACTGTGGCATCCTTACAACCGCATTGACAGCCGCATCATTGAG ACAGCCCACCAAAACGGGGAGGATGAGATCAGCTTGTCAACCCTGGGCCGCGTGTACACAATTGATTTCAACTCTATGCAGCAGATAAATGAAGATACAGGAACAGCACGCGGTATCCAGAGGAAACCTAATCCTCTTGCCAACCCCAATACAG GGAGTCACCAGGAAGTTCGTCGAGAAGATGCACGAGCGCAGTTGATGAAGGAAGACCCTGAGCTGGCGAAGTGCTTTATCAAAACTCTGTTTGGGGTCTTGTATGAGGTCTACAGCTCATCAGCTGGCCCTGCTGTCAGACACAAGTGCCTTAGAGCCATCCTCAGGATCATCTACTTTGCTGATGCAGAGCTGCTGAAGGATGTACTGAGGAATCATGCTGTGTCCAG TCACATTGCCTCCATGCTCTCCAGCCAGGACCTGAAGATTGTAGTAGGTTCTCTGCAGATGGCTGAGATCCTCATGCAGAAGCTGCCTGATGTCTTCAGTGTCTACTTCAGAAGAGAAG GTGTAATGCACCAGGTGAAGAACCTGGCTGAGTCTGAGAGCTTTCTAGTCACTAGCCCCCCTAAGGCTTGCCCTAGTGGTACTGCCAGTCTGTGCACTACCACCATCAGTACTGCCTCCACCACATCTGCTAATAATGCAACTCCTGACCTGGGCTCACCCAGCTTCCAGCACAGCATGGACGACTCATTGGACCTCAGCCCACAGGG GCGGTTAAGTGATGTCCTGAAGAGGAAACGACTACCCAAAAGAGGGCCCAGAAGACCAAAATATTCTCCCCCAAGAGATGATGATAAAGTAGACAATCAGG CCAAGAGCCCTACCAGTACTCAGTCACCCAAATCATCCTTCTTGGCCAGTCTCAATCCCAAGACCTGGGGCAAGCTGGGTGCCCAGACCAACAATGCCAACTCAGAGCCATCACGCACAGCGGGAGTTAGTGGCCTGGCAAGGGTACCTCCCAAGGACTCAATTTCAAACAACAG aGACAAAATCAAAGCCTGGATTAAAGAACAGGCAAGTAAGTTTGTGGAGCGCTACTTCAACTCAGAAAATGTGGATGGCAGCAACCCTGCACTGAATGTACTCCAGAGACTTTGCACAGCCACTGAGCAGCTCAGCCTGCAG GTGGATGGTGGGACAGAGTGCCTGGTGGAGATCTCCAGTATTGTATCAGAATCTGATGTATCATCTTTTGAGATTCAGCACAGTGGGCTGGTGAAGCAGCTCCTGATCTATTTGACCTCCAACACAGACAGGGACTTGTTGAGTCGTGACATACGTCTTAAGAGATTCCTACATGTGTTTGCTGGGTGTCCG GTTCCAGGAATGGAGCCTCTAGGTCGCATAGACCCAACAGAGAATGGGCCTTACCTGGCACTGGTGCACAAGATGAACAGCTGTCTAAGCCAGATGGAGCAGTTTCCAGTCAAAGTGCACGATTTTCCCAGTGGCAATGGCAATGGCAGCAG GGGCTCTCAGGCACTGAAGTTCTTCAACACACATCAGCTCAAGTGTCAGCTGCAGAGGCATCCAGACTGCACTAATGTTAAACAGTGGAAAGGTGGCCCGGTAAAGATCGACCCCCTGGCGTTGGTGCAAGCCATTGAGAGATATCTCGTTGTCAGAG GGTATGGCCGAatcagagaagaggaagaagacagtgatgatgatggctCAGATGATGAAATAGATGAATCACTG GCAGCACAGTTCCTGAATTCTGGCAGTGTGCGGCACAGGCTACAGTTCTACATTGGTGACCACCTGTTACCATACAACATGACAGTATACCAGGCTGTACGGCAGTACAGTCTacaggcagaagaagaaagagaatcGACGGATGATGAGGCAAACCCACTTGGGCGAGCTGGCATCTGGACCAAAACGCACACAATAtg GTATAAGCCTGTaagagaggatgaggatggcAGCAAAGATTCTGTGGGTGGAAAAAGGGGCCGAGCCCAGACTGCGCCCACCAAAACCTCACCCCGCAATGCCAAGAAGCAGGATGAACTGTGGCATG ATGGTGTGTGTCCTAGCATCATCAGTCCCTTAGAGACATACCTCACTTCAGAGCCCCCAGAGACCATAACCTTTGATGACCCCTCTTTAGATGTCAATCTGCTGATGAGGGTCTTGCACTCAATCAGTAGATACTGGTTCTACTTGTATGAT AATGCAGTGTGTAAGGAAATAATTCCCACCACTGAGTTCATCAACAGTAAGCTGACAGCCAAAGCCAACCGTCAGCTACAAGACCCACTGGTCATCATGACGGGGAACATCCCTACTTGGCTCATTGAGCTTGGAAAGACCTG CCCTTTCTTCTTCCCCTTTGACACCCGGCAGATGTTGTTCTATGTCACTGCCTTCGATCGCGACAGAGCCATGCAGCGCCTACTGGACACAAACCCTGAGATCAACCAATCAGACTCTCAGGACAGCAGAGTTGCACCACGTCTTGACAGGAAAAAG CGGACGATAAACCGCGATGAGCTGCTAAAACAGGCCGAATCTGTGATACAGGACCTTGGCAGCTCCAGGGCAATGTTGGAGATTCAGTATGAGAATGAG gttgGCACAGGTCTTGGACCTACTTTGGAGTTCTATGCTCTGGTGTCTCAGGAGCTCCAGCGGGCTGACCTTGGCCTGTGGAGAGGTGAAGAGGTCACTCTGGCCAATCCTAAAG GAAGCCAAGAGGGAACCAAGTATATGTTCAGCTCCAGGGGACTGTTTGCTGTTCCCTTCGGCAGAACAACCAAACCAGCACACATAgccaaaatcaaaatgaaattccGTTTCTTAGGAAAGCTAATGGCCAAAGCCATTATGGACTTCAGACTG CTGGACCTGCCTCTGGGGCTGCCATTTTATAAGTGGATGCTACGGCATGAGTTGTCTATAAGCTCCCATGACCTGGTGAACATTGATCCCGGTGTGGCCAAGTCCATCCAGCACCTGGAGGATATTATCCGGCAGAAAAAGAGGCTGGAACAGGACCGGTCACAG ACGAGGGAGACCCTACAGCAGGCACTGGAGAGCCTCAACATGAACGGCTGCTCAGTGGAGGACTTGGGTTTGGACTTCACACTCCCGGGATTCCCGAACATTGAGCTGAAAAAGGGCGGCAAAGACGTCCCAGTTACCATCTACAACCTGGAAGAGTACCTCAGG TTGGTGGTGTACTGGACTTTAAATGAGGGTGTGTCCAGACAATTTGAGTCATTTAGGGAAGGATTTGAGTCAGTCTTCCCTTTGCATCACCTTCAGTATTTCTATCCAGAGGAG CTTGACCAGTTGCTGTGTGGCAGTAAATCAGAGACGTGGGATGTCAAGACGCTGATGGAGTGCTGTCGACCGGACCACGGATACACACACGACAG CCGTGCAGTTCGGTTCCTGTTTGAGGTGTTGAGCAGTTTTgatgcagagcagcagagacttTTCCTACAGTTCGTCACAGGAAGCCCTAGACTGCCTGTCGGAG